One Roseimicrobium gellanilyticum genomic window carries:
- the rpe gene encoding ribulose-phosphate 3-epimerase, whose amino-acid sequence MDCHTPLILPSLLAADFANVASEVKRAEDAGAKWLHLDVMDGNFVDNISFGPAMVQAVRKHTEMFLDVHLMIHRPDHYLDRFVKAGANNISIHVEAEYNTDVETTLKRIRSSGVQAGLVLNPATPFEAVKPYLGMIDLLLIMTVVPGFGGQAFMEAETMPKLLEAKKYRDTHNLRYHLEVDGGIYVNTAPIAKRHGANLFVCGTSAYGPPDMKVAMEGLAAAVS is encoded by the coding sequence ATGGACTGCCATACGCCCCTTATCCTCCCCTCCCTGCTCGCCGCTGATTTCGCCAATGTCGCCTCTGAGGTGAAGCGCGCTGAAGATGCCGGCGCCAAGTGGCTGCATCTGGACGTGATGGACGGGAACTTCGTGGACAATATCTCCTTTGGCCCGGCCATGGTGCAGGCAGTGAGGAAGCACACGGAAATGTTCCTCGACGTGCACCTCATGATCCACCGCCCGGACCACTATCTGGACCGTTTTGTGAAAGCCGGTGCGAACAACATCAGCATCCACGTGGAAGCGGAGTACAACACGGATGTGGAGACCACCCTGAAGCGCATCCGCTCCTCTGGTGTGCAGGCCGGACTGGTGCTGAATCCGGCAACCCCCTTTGAGGCGGTGAAACCCTACCTCGGCATGATTGACCTGCTGCTCATCATGACCGTGGTACCCGGCTTCGGCGGACAGGCCTTCATGGAGGCGGAGACCATGCCGAAGCTTCTGGAGGCGAAAAAATATCGCGACACCCACAACCTGCGCTACCACCTGGAGGTGGATGGCGGCATCTATGTGAACACGGCCCCCATCGCGAAACGACACGGCGCCAATCTCTTTGTCTGCGGGACCTCTGCCTACGGACCGCCCGATATGAAGGTCGCCATGGAAGGACTGGCAGCCGCCGTCAGCTAA
- a CDS encoding RsiV family protein, protein MRLALFLSLLLTTATIGVSQEGEPEERWPDAFSRQYKGTIGEKLAIQMQLECEPTRGLHGGEYVFRGQYWYESKGTLITLWGNDAGWHEIKLDEQIYAGAKKGYEQTGSFSGKLNDDGTISGTWSDGEGKKKLPFTLTPFAPQGSARIKVHALESSWQERTTKGLSSLEHTATVVEVSGVKGAEKINQTLRQSVVATFKEAEVEEDGSQEEASKKKKPEKPATLEDISKAMLAERDDDMIANQEKWSLNYISGVRLNANGVLCTEHITSDYMGGAHPNSVTEFHTFDTNTGAELTLAALFKPEFLKALPKLGVEKLHKAEGLAPAEEIGPDAGLSLGEVEYEEGKFTWFLSPGGFVVHFNPYEVSAYARGNVQYTIPWMELKPWLTEKSPLHKFIP, encoded by the coding sequence ATGCGACTCGCCCTTTTCCTCTCCCTCCTGCTGACCACTGCAACCATCGGCGTTTCCCAGGAGGGTGAGCCGGAGGAGAGGTGGCCAGATGCCTTCAGCCGTCAGTACAAGGGGACCATCGGGGAGAAGTTGGCGATCCAGATGCAACTCGAATGCGAACCGACCCGTGGTCTGCACGGGGGCGAATATGTCTTCCGCGGTCAGTACTGGTACGAGAGTAAGGGCACGCTCATCACGTTATGGGGCAATGACGCTGGCTGGCATGAGATTAAACTGGATGAACAAATCTACGCCGGTGCGAAGAAGGGCTATGAACAGACTGGCTCCTTCAGCGGCAAGCTGAACGATGACGGCACCATCAGCGGCACCTGGAGTGATGGCGAAGGCAAGAAGAAGCTGCCCTTCACGCTGACTCCCTTCGCACCCCAGGGCTCCGCCAGGATCAAGGTGCATGCGCTGGAGTCCTCCTGGCAGGAGCGCACGACGAAAGGCCTCTCCAGCCTGGAACATACCGCGACGGTGGTGGAGGTGAGCGGAGTCAAAGGCGCGGAGAAGATCAATCAGACGCTGCGCCAATCAGTCGTGGCCACCTTCAAGGAGGCGGAGGTCGAGGAAGACGGATCCCAGGAGGAGGCATCCAAAAAGAAGAAACCGGAGAAACCCGCCACGCTGGAGGACATCAGCAAAGCGATGCTGGCAGAGCGTGATGACGACATGATCGCGAATCAGGAGAAGTGGAGCCTGAACTACATTTCCGGAGTGCGGCTGAATGCGAATGGCGTGCTTTGCACCGAACACATCACTTCCGACTACATGGGCGGCGCACATCCCAACAGCGTCACTGAGTTTCACACCTTCGACACGAACACCGGCGCTGAACTCACCCTGGCAGCACTCTTCAAGCCAGAGTTCTTGAAAGCGCTGCCAAAGCTTGGGGTGGAAAAGTTGCACAAGGCAGAAGGCTTGGCACCCGCTGAAGAAATTGGTCCAGACGCCGGTCTCAGCCTGGGCGAGGTAGAATACGAGGAAGGCAAGTTCACCTGGTTCCTCTCACCCGGCGGTTTTGTGGTGCACTTCAATCCCTATGAAGTCTCCGCCTATGCCCGCGGCAATGTGCAGTACACCATTCCGTGGATGGAGTTGAAACCCTGGCTCACGGAGAAGAGTCCGCTGCACAAGTTCATCCCGTAG
- a CDS encoding serine/threonine-protein kinase, whose amino-acid sequence MHALSSRYQIQEVIGHGGAGTVYRALDTQLDRPVAIKKLHTVDGAASQSAIIQNATASLLREAKALSAIQHPNIVTLYDMGVDEEGPYVVMEYLDGQTLEEAIERAPFPMQEFSMLARDVLNGLKAAHSRNILHRDMKPANIKLVWLSTGELKFKILDFGLAKFSAIPSVQTMDLKGGVLGSIHFMAPEQFERSPLDARTDLYSTGCVFYHSLTANYPFTGKTEPQVMMSHMYHQVGPLGELRPDLSQPVVEWVLKFMQRDPNERHQSAVEALQSFEETQR is encoded by the coding sequence ATGCATGCACTGAGTTCACGGTACCAGATTCAGGAAGTCATCGGGCATGGGGGAGCTGGCACGGTGTACCGGGCGCTGGACACCCAACTGGATCGACCGGTGGCCATCAAGAAATTGCACACGGTGGACGGTGCAGCCTCCCAGTCGGCCATCATCCAGAATGCCACGGCCAGCCTGCTGAGGGAAGCCAAGGCTCTGTCTGCGATCCAGCACCCGAACATTGTCACCCTGTACGACATGGGTGTGGACGAGGAGGGGCCGTATGTGGTGATGGAGTATCTCGATGGCCAGACGCTCGAGGAGGCGATTGAGCGGGCGCCTTTCCCCATGCAAGAGTTCAGCATGCTGGCGAGGGATGTCCTCAATGGTCTGAAGGCCGCGCACTCGCGGAACATCCTGCACCGCGACATGAAGCCGGCGAACATCAAGCTCGTATGGCTCTCCACCGGGGAGCTGAAGTTCAAGATCCTCGACTTCGGCCTCGCAAAATTCTCCGCCATTCCTTCGGTGCAGACCATGGACCTCAAGGGCGGCGTGCTCGGCTCCATCCACTTCATGGCGCCGGAGCAGTTCGAGCGCAGTCCTCTGGATGCGCGCACGGACCTGTACTCCACGGGTTGTGTCTTCTACCACTCACTTACGGCGAACTATCCCTTCACCGGAAAGACGGAACCCCAGGTGATGATGTCCCACATGTACCACCAAGTCGGGCCACTCGGAGAACTCCGCCCGGATCTAAGCCAGCCAGTGGTGGAGTGGGTATTGAAGTTCATGCAGCGCGACCCCAATGAGCGGCATCAGTCGGCCGTGGAGGCGTTGCAGAGCTTTGAGGAGACCCAGCGATGA
- a CDS encoding DUF6797 domain-containing protein produces the protein MLRPLPFLLTLALVVSCHAKDDKKAALQPSPWAEWVEPDFPFFSSVLDARELGEGWPKDNLTPRGLVLNLGHNLWACYDTDLLRMALIWQGEEGEPPVTPVALSTGSYVVAGQKTKDGQEFLPKPTGKPWIANGIYPGWVVGEIPEYTDPRTPTPSPEEVGRGPLNATMAGFKGVTMIKDGVLLDYVVGGRAIREQVRVIDADGGHAVQRDIEVGAGDKSLVFLPGTAFGGSKAQSRIVGTEGGALTVLPPGKDGALHPQTAAKIGSATAATRFTVMHGLSEKAVKTPERVAQKHEARAAIWAQTVTTSAKLSTAKDAYVVDEIEIPSTNPWKRNVRLADLAFLNDQGEAVAVAFDGDIWHVTGMKGDLEKLTWKRFASGLHEPMSIVVRKNGAGSENEIFVYDRDGIWKLRDTNGDGEADEYEMFCNLFSQTAETREFPNSMKLGPDGSLYISKGGQEGTTYGRHNGTVIRVAPDGKTIEVIGYGLRQPFIGVNPKTGMVTASDQQGNYVPSTPIQIVEKNQFYGHVPTIAPKEKYPAPIAEPLVWIPHPVNPSGATQTWLVGAKMGPINDELIHVGYNRPEIFRVLINSRFSKPQATVMTFSRDFDFGPLNAVVNPADGQLYVVGFQVWGTTAKKLSGISRIRYTGAPRVLLKECTPMDKGVLLHFTEALDPKLATDPASFSAERWNYKRTAEYGSPHLKLDGTTGQEWMTASSAYLSKDGKSVFVGIPDMKGGVNQMRIGWGLQSADGHKAENTAYFTPYELSTFDPVKEGFEDIKVDLTPRKAEVVAMAKPTVEEGLRLSNMVGCMACHSIDGTTVGKVGPSWKGIYGTKRELAKKGSAVADEAYLKESILNPSAKVVKGFEKFDTGMPIYAGILNDSQVESLILYIKSLK, from the coding sequence ATGCTCCGTCCGCTCCCCTTTCTCCTCACGCTTGCTCTGGTCGTCTCATGTCATGCCAAGGATGACAAGAAAGCTGCTCTCCAACCTTCCCCTTGGGCGGAATGGGTCGAGCCGGATTTCCCCTTCTTCTCTTCCGTGCTGGATGCGCGTGAGCTGGGCGAAGGCTGGCCAAAGGACAATCTCACACCTCGCGGTCTGGTGCTGAACCTCGGACACAATCTCTGGGCCTGCTATGACACTGACCTGCTACGCATGGCATTGATCTGGCAGGGTGAGGAAGGAGAGCCACCCGTGACTCCGGTAGCGCTCTCCACGGGCTCGTACGTGGTGGCCGGACAGAAGACGAAGGATGGCCAGGAATTCCTGCCCAAGCCGACCGGCAAGCCGTGGATCGCCAATGGCATCTATCCGGGCTGGGTGGTGGGTGAGATCCCCGAGTACACTGACCCGCGTACCCCCACGCCATCGCCCGAGGAAGTGGGACGCGGCCCGCTCAATGCGACCATGGCGGGTTTCAAGGGCGTGACGATGATCAAGGATGGCGTTCTGCTCGACTACGTGGTGGGGGGCCGAGCGATTCGTGAGCAGGTCCGGGTGATTGACGCGGATGGCGGCCATGCCGTGCAGCGCGACATCGAAGTCGGCGCAGGGGACAAGTCGCTCGTATTCCTGCCAGGCACGGCCTTTGGTGGGAGCAAGGCGCAATCACGCATCGTGGGCACGGAAGGTGGAGCTCTCACGGTGTTGCCTCCCGGGAAGGATGGGGCCTTGCATCCGCAGACTGCAGCGAAGATAGGCAGCGCGACCGCGGCCACGCGTTTCACGGTGATGCATGGTCTCTCCGAGAAAGCGGTGAAGACACCGGAGAGAGTCGCGCAGAAGCATGAGGCGCGTGCAGCGATCTGGGCCCAGACAGTCACCACCAGCGCCAAGCTCTCCACCGCGAAAGACGCCTACGTGGTGGATGAGATCGAGATTCCTTCCACGAACCCATGGAAGCGCAATGTGCGCCTCGCAGACCTCGCGTTCCTCAATGATCAGGGCGAGGCCGTGGCGGTCGCCTTCGACGGCGACATCTGGCACGTCACCGGGATGAAAGGTGACCTTGAGAAGCTCACCTGGAAGCGCTTCGCCTCGGGTCTGCATGAGCCCATGTCCATCGTGGTGCGCAAGAACGGCGCGGGGAGCGAGAACGAAATCTTTGTCTACGATCGCGATGGCATCTGGAAGCTGCGCGACACCAACGGCGATGGTGAGGCGGATGAGTATGAGATGTTCTGCAATCTCTTTTCCCAGACGGCAGAGACACGGGAGTTTCCCAACAGCATGAAGCTCGGCCCGGACGGCTCGCTGTACATCTCGAAAGGCGGGCAGGAAGGCACTACGTATGGCCGGCACAATGGCACGGTGATTCGTGTGGCACCGGATGGGAAGACCATTGAAGTCATCGGCTATGGATTGCGCCAGCCGTTCATCGGCGTGAATCCGAAGACTGGTATGGTGACGGCCAGTGACCAGCAGGGGAACTATGTGCCCTCCACACCCATCCAGATCGTGGAGAAGAATCAGTTCTACGGACACGTGCCGACCATTGCTCCGAAGGAGAAGTATCCTGCGCCCATCGCGGAACCCCTCGTGTGGATCCCCCACCCCGTAAATCCCAGCGGCGCTACGCAAACCTGGCTGGTGGGTGCGAAGATGGGGCCGATCAATGATGAGCTCATCCATGTGGGGTACAACCGCCCGGAGATTTTCCGCGTGCTCATCAACAGCCGATTTTCGAAGCCGCAGGCCACGGTGATGACCTTCAGCCGTGACTTTGACTTCGGCCCCCTCAACGCCGTGGTAAATCCGGCAGATGGCCAACTCTACGTGGTGGGCTTCCAGGTCTGGGGCACGACGGCGAAGAAGCTGAGTGGCATTTCGCGCATCCGCTATACCGGTGCGCCGCGCGTGCTTTTGAAGGAATGTACGCCGATGGACAAGGGCGTGCTGCTGCATTTCACGGAAGCTCTCGATCCGAAGCTGGCCACGGATCCTGCAAGCTTCAGTGCAGAGCGCTGGAACTACAAGCGCACCGCGGAGTATGGATCACCCCACCTGAAGCTCGACGGAACCACGGGACAAGAGTGGATGACCGCCAGCAGTGCCTATCTCAGCAAGGATGGAAAGAGTGTGTTTGTCGGCATCCCGGACATGAAGGGTGGCGTCAACCAGATGCGCATCGGCTGGGGCCTGCAGAGTGCGGATGGCCACAAGGCGGAGAACACAGCGTATTTCACCCCGTACGAACTGTCCACGTTTGATCCGGTGAAGGAGGGCTTTGAGGACATCAAAGTCGACCTGACGCCACGCAAGGCGGAAGTGGTAGCGATGGCCAAGCCGACCGTGGAGGAAGGCTTGCGGCTCTCAAATATGGTTGGCTGCATGGCCTGCCACAGCATCGATGGCACCACGGTGGGCAAGGTGGGTCCAAGCTGGAAAGGTATCTATGGCACCAAGCGCGAACTGGCCAAGAAAGGCAGTGCCGTGGCGGATGAAGCTTATCTGAAGGAGTCCATCCTGAACCCCAGCGCGAAAGTGGTGAAAGGCTTTGAGAAGTTCGACACCGGGATGCCGATCTATGCGGGGATCCTGAATGACTCCCAGGTGGAGTCCCTGATTCTGTATATCAAGAGTTTGAAGTAG
- a CDS encoding efflux RND transporter permease subunit has translation MISWFARNSVAANLLMLAVIVAGGWTLWAEKIPLEVFPEIPSRMVNINVPYPASDPEEVEEMIVVKIEEAISTVAGIKEINSLASSSGASIWVEVEEGLDPRQVLEDIKIRTDAIPEFPEEAEKPVIQVEDERRSVITVVIAADMSERDLRRLGEQVRDELASQPGISYVSLAGSRPLEIAIEVSEETLRKYGLTLESISSAIRNAAIDLPAGVVRTESGDVSIRTKGRAYTGDDYANVVVLTRPDGSKLTLGEIAKIEDGFNENLLYARLNGKRCVVVNVMREGNQNAITIAENVKKYVEEARHRMPDGVSIEFWNDRAKIVKGRIDLLLDNARSSLILVLLCIGLFLRLESVFWIVVGLPVSFLGAFALMPYFDITINISTLFGFILVLGIVVDDAIVISEHVDTLRRQGMPPLQAAIEGTKRMAVPITFGVLTTVMAFLPMVFEASDMGKMFVPIALVFIMVMLIALVETKIILPAHLAHPIRPLEKVGHLLDPLHRGADRALEGFVNRVYRPSLRFCLEHRYTVLACSFGGLAILCGMFFSGRIQYVQFPRIASERIEARLTMLEGTPFEVTDGHINRIYEIAEQMRKEYVGPDGTPVIRHIIATTGTTRLTSSSGSGGQAHIGEVNIETYGPEERTMKVNTVDMANEWRKRIGTIVGAEEVSFRSEIFRAGDPINIQLTGTNPTELLELSSKIKDQLAKYPGVFDINDSLDTGRNEIQLRLKPEARQFGVTVSDLARQVRQAFYGSEVQRIQRGRNELKVMLRYPRDERRSLSTLETMRVRTTDGLEIPFNRVAEMKVGKGFSAIRRVNRERALNITADVDKKSVDLAALRTDIGNHLEEFMRSHPQVKWSFEGEARAERESATAGVVMFFIVLFGLYCLTAIPFKSYFLPFVVLVVIPFGVVGAILGHLFHGFPVSQMSILGMLAVSGVIVNDTLVLVDEINHRKQTDGILSAVREGGAARFRAIFLTQITTFFGLVPLIFDGTWIAKVAPFFFSQGAQSTHAQFLTPVSVAMGYGSLFATVICLYLVPMCYMALNDVGQVILRWWNAIMPPSESKDENLPVVEA, from the coding sequence ATGATTTCGTGGTTCGCCCGCAACAGTGTCGCCGCCAACCTGCTGATGCTTGCAGTGATTGTCGCCGGCGGCTGGACGCTTTGGGCGGAAAAGATCCCCCTGGAGGTCTTCCCGGAAATCCCCTCCCGGATGGTCAACATCAACGTCCCGTACCCGGCTTCCGACCCGGAGGAGGTCGAGGAGATGATCGTCGTCAAGATCGAGGAGGCCATTTCAACGGTCGCAGGCATCAAGGAGATCAACTCCCTCGCTTCGTCCAGCGGAGCGTCTATCTGGGTCGAGGTGGAGGAGGGGCTTGACCCTCGACAGGTGCTGGAGGATATCAAAATTCGCACAGACGCCATCCCTGAGTTTCCGGAAGAGGCGGAGAAGCCCGTCATTCAGGTGGAGGATGAAAGGCGCTCGGTCATCACCGTCGTGATCGCGGCGGACATGAGCGAGCGTGATCTGCGCCGTCTCGGCGAGCAGGTGCGGGACGAGCTCGCCTCCCAGCCTGGCATTTCCTACGTGTCACTGGCTGGCTCACGGCCTCTTGAGATCGCCATCGAAGTCTCCGAGGAGACGCTGCGGAAGTACGGTCTCACGCTGGAGTCCATCAGTTCCGCGATTCGCAATGCCGCCATCGACCTCCCTGCGGGTGTCGTGCGCACGGAGTCCGGAGACGTTTCCATCCGCACCAAGGGGCGAGCTTACACCGGCGACGACTACGCGAATGTGGTGGTCCTCACGCGGCCGGATGGCTCCAAGCTCACACTGGGCGAAATCGCCAAAATTGAGGACGGCTTCAATGAGAACCTCCTCTATGCCCGCCTGAACGGAAAACGGTGTGTGGTGGTGAATGTGATGCGCGAGGGCAACCAAAACGCCATCACCATCGCGGAGAATGTGAAGAAGTACGTCGAGGAGGCCCGCCACCGCATGCCGGATGGTGTGAGCATCGAGTTCTGGAATGACCGCGCGAAGATTGTGAAGGGGCGCATCGACCTGCTTCTGGACAATGCCCGGAGCAGTCTCATCCTCGTGTTGCTTTGCATCGGCCTCTTCCTGCGATTGGAGTCGGTGTTCTGGATTGTCGTGGGCCTGCCGGTCTCCTTCCTTGGCGCCTTCGCGCTGATGCCTTATTTCGACATCACGATCAATATCTCCACGCTATTCGGATTCATCCTCGTGCTGGGCATTGTGGTGGATGATGCCATCGTGATCAGTGAGCACGTGGACACCTTGCGAAGGCAGGGCATGCCACCTCTTCAGGCAGCGATCGAGGGCACCAAGCGCATGGCGGTGCCCATTACCTTTGGTGTGCTCACCACGGTGATGGCGTTCCTCCCCATGGTCTTTGAGGCCAGCGACATGGGTAAAATGTTCGTGCCCATTGCTCTCGTGTTCATCATGGTGATGCTCATCGCGCTGGTGGAGACGAAGATCATTCTCCCCGCGCACCTCGCGCATCCCATCCGGCCACTGGAGAAGGTGGGGCACCTGCTGGATCCCTTGCATCGCGGAGCGGACCGGGCTCTCGAGGGGTTCGTGAATCGCGTCTACAGGCCCTCGCTGAGGTTCTGTCTGGAGCATCGCTACACGGTGCTGGCGTGCAGCTTCGGTGGACTCGCCATCCTGTGCGGCATGTTCTTCAGCGGGCGCATCCAGTATGTGCAGTTTCCCCGCATCGCCAGTGAGCGCATCGAGGCGCGCCTCACCATGCTGGAGGGTACGCCCTTCGAGGTGACGGATGGGCACATCAATCGCATCTATGAAATCGCTGAGCAGATGCGGAAGGAATACGTGGGGCCGGATGGCACGCCAGTGATTCGGCACATCATTGCCACCACCGGGACCACGCGTCTCACCTCCAGCTCAGGCAGCGGCGGGCAGGCGCACATTGGTGAGGTGAATATCGAAACCTATGGCCCTGAGGAACGCACCATGAAGGTGAATACCGTGGACATGGCCAATGAGTGGCGCAAGCGCATCGGCACCATCGTGGGAGCAGAGGAGGTGAGCTTCCGTTCGGAGATCTTCCGCGCAGGGGATCCCATCAATATCCAGCTCACCGGCACAAATCCCACGGAGTTGTTGGAACTCTCCTCCAAGATCAAAGATCAACTGGCCAAGTATCCCGGTGTGTTTGATATCAACGACTCACTCGACACCGGACGGAATGAAATCCAGCTCCGCCTGAAGCCGGAGGCCCGGCAGTTCGGCGTCACTGTGAGCGACCTCGCACGTCAGGTGCGTCAGGCCTTTTATGGCAGTGAAGTGCAGCGCATCCAGCGTGGGCGTAATGAGCTGAAGGTCATGCTGCGTTATCCGCGTGATGAGCGCCGGAGCCTCTCCACCCTGGAGACCATGCGCGTGCGCACGACGGATGGGTTGGAGATACCCTTCAACCGCGTGGCGGAAATGAAAGTGGGCAAGGGTTTTTCTGCCATCCGCCGTGTGAATCGCGAGCGTGCGCTGAACATCACTGCGGATGTGGACAAGAAGTCCGTGGACCTTGCGGCCCTGCGCACAGACATCGGCAATCATCTTGAGGAGTTCATGCGTTCGCATCCGCAGGTGAAGTGGAGCTTTGAAGGCGAGGCTCGCGCGGAGCGGGAGAGCGCCACCGCGGGCGTGGTGATGTTCTTCATTGTGCTCTTTGGGCTCTATTGCCTCACGGCGATCCCGTTCAAGAGCTACTTCCTTCCCTTTGTGGTGCTGGTGGTGATCCCATTTGGGGTGGTGGGGGCAATACTGGGGCATCTCTTTCACGGCTTTCCTGTGAGCCAGATGAGCATTCTCGGCATGCTGGCAGTATCCGGTGTGATTGTGAATGACACCCTTGTGCTGGTGGATGAGATCAATCACCGAAAGCAGACGGACGGCATCCTCAGTGCGGTGCGGGAAGGCGGTGCTGCGCGATTCCGCGCCATCTTCCTCACCCAAATCACCACCTTCTTCGGCCTGGTACCCTTGATCTTTGATGGCACGTGGATTGCGAAGGTCGCGCCCTTCTTTTTCAGCCAGGGAGCGCAGAGCACCCACGCACAGTTCCTCACGCCGGTGTCGGTGGCCATGGGTTATGGCAGTCTCTTTGCCACCGTGATTTGCCTCTACCTGGTGCCCATGTGCTACATGGCGCTGAATGACGTGGGGCAGGTGATTCTTCGGTGGTGGAATGCCATCATGCCTCCGTCGGAATCCAAGGACGAAAACTTGCCGGTTGTGGAAGCGTAG
- a CDS encoding alpha/beta hydrolase family protein, with translation MRTLPFPILLLATIGSLGIGPALRGETVQRSVDAFNTLAVPGGGKATTPVEWNPRRKMILEGMQAIMGKLPGDEKRIPLEVQVEEEVDCGTYLRRLISYASEPGSRTPAYLCIPKTALNGKPAPAVLCLHPTDSTVGHKVVVGLGGKQNRQYASELAERGFVTISPSYPLLANYQPDIKALGWGSGTLKAVWDNMRALDLLDSLPFVKHGKYAAIGHSLGGHNSVYTAVFDPRIQVIVSSCGLDSYRDYYGGDPTKWVLEKGWCQTRYMPKLATYQNKLAEIPFDFPELLAALAPRHVLINAPLKDSNFKWESVDRVVEAARRVYALHDAADRIAVEHPDCDHDFPDEVREKAYALIADVLGR, from the coding sequence ATGCGGACACTTCCCTTTCCGATTCTGTTGCTGGCCACCATTGGTTCCCTTGGCATTGGTCCGGCACTTCGAGGCGAAACGGTCCAGCGTAGCGTGGACGCCTTCAATACACTGGCGGTGCCCGGCGGGGGCAAGGCGACGACACCAGTGGAATGGAACCCCCGGCGAAAGATGATCCTGGAAGGGATGCAGGCCATCATGGGCAAGCTGCCGGGCGATGAGAAACGCATTCCGCTCGAGGTTCAAGTGGAGGAGGAAGTGGATTGCGGGACGTATCTACGGCGGCTCATCAGCTACGCCTCAGAACCTGGAAGCCGCACACCCGCATACCTGTGCATCCCGAAGACGGCTCTGAATGGCAAGCCAGCGCCTGCCGTCCTCTGCCTTCATCCTACGGACAGCACCGTCGGCCACAAGGTGGTGGTGGGGCTCGGCGGCAAGCAGAACCGTCAGTACGCCAGCGAGCTCGCGGAGCGTGGCTTTGTCACCATCTCCCCCAGCTATCCACTGCTCGCAAATTACCAGCCCGACATCAAGGCGCTGGGGTGGGGGAGTGGTACCCTGAAAGCAGTGTGGGATAACATGCGCGCTCTGGACCTGCTTGATTCACTGCCCTTCGTGAAACACGGCAAGTATGCTGCCATCGGGCACTCACTAGGCGGGCATAACTCGGTGTACACCGCCGTATTCGACCCACGCATCCAGGTCATCGTCTCAAGCTGTGGTCTCGATTCCTATCGTGACTATTACGGGGGTGATCCTACCAAGTGGGTGCTGGAGAAGGGCTGGTGCCAGACGCGCTACATGCCGAAGCTCGCAACCTATCAGAACAAACTCGCAGAGATCCCCTTCGATTTTCCAGAGCTACTCGCGGCCCTGGCGCCGCGCCATGTGCTGATCAATGCCCCGCTGAAGGACTCCAACTTCAAATGGGAGAGCGTGGACCGTGTGGTGGAGGCCGCGCGGCGTGTGTATGCACTGCATGATGCTGCGGACCGGATTGCCGTAGAGCATCCAGATTGCGACCATGACTTTCCAGATGAGGTGCGGGAGAAGGCGTATGCACTGATCGCCGATGTGCTGGGGCGGTAA